A window of Coturnix japonica isolate 7356 chromosome 2, Coturnix japonica 2.1, whole genome shotgun sequence contains these coding sequences:
- the KIF5B gene encoding kinesin-1 heavy chain, translated as MADPAECSIKVMCRFRPLNESEVTRGDKYVAKFQGEDTVVIASKPYIFDRVFQSNTSQEQVYNDCAKKIVKDVLEGYNGTIFAYGQTSSGKTHTMEGKLHDPDGMGIIPRIVQDIFNYIYSMDENLEFHIKVSYFEIYLDKIRDLLDVSKTNLSVHEDKNRVPYVKGCTERFVCSPEEVMDTIDEGKSNRHVAVTNMNEHSSRSHSIFLINVKQENTQTEQKLSGKLYLVDLAGSEKVSKTGAEGAVLDEAKNINKSLSALGNVISALAESSTYVPYRDSKMTRILQDSLGGNCRTTIVICCSPSSYNESETKSTLLFGQRAKTIKNTVCVNVELTAEQWKKKYEKEKEKNKTLRNTIQWLENELNRWRNGETVPVDEQFDKEKANLEAFAVDKDITVINDKPATTIGVTGNFTDAERRKCEEEIAKLYKQLDDKDEEINQQSQLVEKLKQQMLDQEELLASTRRDQDNLQAELNRLQAENDASKEEVKEVLQALEELAVNYDQKSQEVEDKAKEYELLSDELNQKSVTLASIDAELQKLKEMTNHQKKRATEMMASLLKDLAEIGIAVGNNDVKQPEGTGMIDEEFTVARLYISKMKSEVKTMVKRCKQLEGTQAESNKKMEENEKELAACQLRISQHEAKIKSLTEYLQNVEQKKRQLEESVDSLNEELVQLRAQEKVHEMEKEHLNKVQTANEVKQAVEQQIQSHRETHQKQISSLRDEVDAKEKLITELQDQNQKMMLEQERLRVEHEKLKATDQEKSRKLHELTVMQDRREQARQDLKGLEETVARELQTLHNLRKLFVQDLATRVKKSAEIDSDDTGGSAAQKQKISFLENNLEQLTKVHKQLVRDNADLRCELPKLEKRLRATAERVKALESALKEAKENASRDRKRYQQEVDRIKEAVRSKNMARRGHSAQIAKPIRPGQHPAASPTHPSAIRGGGAFTQNSQPVALRGGGGRQDKV; from the exons ATGGCGGACCCCGCCGAGTGCAGCATCAAAGTGATGTGCCGCTTCCGACCCCTCAACGAGTCCGAGGTGACCCGAGGCGACAAGTACGTCGCCAAGTTCCAGGGCGAGGACACCGTCGTCATCGCG TCCAAGCCATATATATTTGACCGTGTATTCCAGTCAAACACATCCCAGGAGCAAGTATACAATGACTGTGCTAAAAAGATTGTCAAAG atgTACTTGAGGGATACAATGGTACAATATTTGCTTACGGGCAGACATCATCTGGAAAGACGCACACTATGGAA GGGAAGCTTCACGACCCAGATGGAATGGGAATTATTCCAAGAATAGTACAAGATATCTTTAATTATATTTACTCTATGGATGAGAATCTTGAGTTTCATATTAAG GTGTCGTATTTTGAAATATACTTGGATAAAATAAGGGACCTTTTGGATG tttcaaAGACCAATCTTTCTGTTCATGAAGACAAAAATAGAGTTCCCTATGTAAAG GGTTGCACAGAACGTTTTGTATGTAGTCCGGAAGAAGTCATGGATACTATAGATGAAGGAAAATCAAACAGACATGTAGCAGTTACAA atATGAATGAACACAGCTCTAGAAGTCACAGTATCTTCCTTATTAATGTAAAGCAAGAGAATActcaaacagaacagaaactaaGTGGAAAACTCTATCTTGTGGACTTGGCAGGGAGCGAAAAG GTTAGCAAAACTGGGGCGGaaggtgctgtgctggatgaGGCTAAGAACATCAACAAGTCTTTATCTGCTCTTGGAAATGTCATCTCAGCTTTGGCTGAAAGCAGT ACCTATGTTCCATATCGTGATAGTAAAATGACCAGAATCCTTCAAGATTCACTAGGGGGTAACTGTAGAACCACTATTGTTATTTGCTGTTCTCCATCTTCATACAACGAATCTGAAACTAAATCTACTCTTCTGTTTGGCCAAAG agCAAAGACCATTAAGAACACAGTCTGTGTCAATGTTGAGCTCACTGCagaacagtggaagaaaaagtatgagaaagaaaaagagaaaaacaagacacTGCGTAACACCATACAGTGGCTGGAAAATGAACTCAACAGATGGCGGAATG GGGAGACTGTGCCTGTTGACGAGCAGTTTGACAAGGAGAAGGCCAACTTAGAAGCTTTTGCGGTGGACAAGGATATTACCGTTATTAATGATAAACCAGCTACTACGATTGGAGTAACTGGCAATTTCACTGATGCcgagagaagaaaatgtgaggAAGAAATTGCCAAATTATACAAACAACTGGATGACAAG GACGAAGAAATCAATCAGCAGAGCCAGCTGGTAGAAAAGCTGAAACAACAGATGTTGGATCAGGAAGAA CTTCTAGCATCAACTAGACGGGACCAAGACAATCTGCAAGCTGAGTTGAATCGCCTTCAGGCTGAAAATGATGCTTCTAAAGAGGAAGTGAAAGAAGTGCTGCAAGCTCTTGAAGAGTTAGCTGTCAATTATGATCAGAAGTCTCAGGAAGTAGAAGATAAGGCGAAGGAGTATGAACTGCTTAGTGATGAACTCAATCAAAAATCG gTTACTTTAGCTAGTATAGATGCAGAGCTTCAAAAGCTTAAAGAAATGACTAACCATCAGAAGAAACGAGCAACGGAGATGATGGCCTCCTTACTAAAAGATCTTGCAGAAATAGGAATTGCAGTAGGAAATAATGATGTCAAG CAGCCGGAGGGAACTGGCATGATAGATGAAGAATTCACAGTCGCAAGGCTGTACATtagcaaaatgaaatcagaagtaaaaacaaTGGTAAAACGATGCAAACAGTTGGAAGGCACACAGGCTGAAAGCaataagaaaatggaagaaaatgagaaggagTTGGCTGCCTGTCAACTCCGTATCTCTCAG CATGAAGCCAAGATAAAGTCACTGACTGAATATCTTCAGAACgtggaacagaaaaagagacaacTGGAGGAGTCTGTGGATTCTCTTAATGAAGAGCTAGTTCAATTGCGAGCGCAAG AAAAAGTCCATGAAATGGAGAAAGAGCACTTAAATAAGGTTCAAACTGCAAATGAAGTCAAG cAAGCTGTGGAACAGCAGATTCAGAGCCATCGTGAGACACATCAGAAACAGATCAGTAGCCTACGAGATGAAGTTGACGCAAAGGAGAAACTTATCACTGAACTCCAAGA CCAAAATCAGAAGATGATGCTTGAACAAGAACGTCTTAGAGTTGAGCATGAGAAGTTGAAAGCAACTGATCAGGAGAAAAGTAGAAAACTCCATGAGCTTAC GGTTATGCAGGACAGACGGGAGCAAGCAAGGCAAGATTTAAAGGGCTTGGAAGAGACTGTG GCTAGAGAACTCCAGACTCTCCATAACCTACGCAAGCTGTTTGTTCAAGATCTGGCTACTAGAGTGAAAAAG AGTGCTGAGATAGACTCAGATGATACAGGAGGCAGTGctgcacaaaagcagaagatttcttttcttgagaATAATCTTGAACAGCTTACAAAGGTTCACAAGCAG ttggTACGTGATAATGCAGATCTTCGTTGTGAGCTTCCTAAGCTGGAAAAACGACTTAGAGCTACGGCAGAGAGAGTTAAAGCTTTGGAGTCTGCATTGAAGGAAGCCAAAGAGAACGCATCTCGTGATCGCAAACGGTATCAGCAGGAGGTAGACCGTATAAAGGAAGCTGTAAGATCCAAAAATATGGCCAGACGAGGACATTCTGCACAGATTG CTAAGCCCATCCGTCCTGGCCAAcatccagcagcttctccaacTCATCCAAGTGCAATTCGTGGGGGAGGTGCATTCACTCAGAACAGCCAGCCAGTTGCACTGCGCGGAGGTGGAGGACGGCAGGATAAAGTGTAA